GTACATTACACTAGATTTCTTTACCAAGAATTTCTGATAAACTTTTTGATAAAGAATTTCACAAATTACAATAGTTCTTATTTCAGGTGTGAGGTGCAACAGGAACACAAATCTCACTTGGATCAATGTCATTGGCAACAACATGGGAAGCTCCAGTGAGTTTGGCAGCAATGGCTGATGCTCCACAACCACATCCGAGATCCAGCACCTTTCTGCCTCCAGACACCTCGGGATTATTTAAGAGATACCTGAGAAAAACAGTCCACAGAGCtggattattaataaaaacgtCAAAACAACGCAGGTAGACTAAACGTATCTTATTGTAACTAGCCCAAAATACATCATAGcctttattagtagtagtattttgtTAACTAAACATTGTTACCTAGCCAGCGCCTGTCCACCGGGCCAATATATTGCCCAGTACGGATCAGGAAAAGGCCATAACTCAGGTCTCTCCGTCCAGAACCGGCAGGTGGGGGTGAAGagtcttaaagaaatctctGGAGTTAAACTTTGGGCGCTCACTATTTCTGTGTTGTCTATAATGAAGTTCTTTATATCATCCTCTGATCTGGCCCTTGTTACGTATCGACGCATTAAACAACACATTCCTCTTTGAAATGCGTTTAAACTGTTCCGACCGCGGAAACACGGGATTATTCCTCTGTACATATCGATAATGTTTAAACGAGTCAAATGACCTCCTGCTCctattatttacatttcttcCACATGTCTGTCGCGCATGCGCAGACTGGCTGGGCACGTCTGCGACGCCACCGAGGTAATCCCACCAATCAGAGCGCTCAACTGAAAATACATGCTGGCAGcgttttaaaacttttattctgaaCTTTGTAAATAGTAAAGGAACATAATAGTACATCTTACTAGGAATCAATAACAACTAAGATGATATTAAAGGATAATATATTTGCCAAATTACCGTTACCACTCTTTTGGGACACGTTAGCAAGGtaacgtttttaaaatatactcgtttaaaaaaatgtatttcttgaAGTGTACAGTCTACAGAAGTGTATCGCATATATCAAATTACCATGGTAAttccttgttttgtgtgaaatagTACTAaagctaattatttattttgttcttttcctcctttttttcctttaattgtGTTGACAGCCTTTTAATTTAGGTCTATTTTTACTGCActtcaaataatatataataataatcaattacCGATTATTATTTCTGTCAGGTACATGGTAAATGTTACGT
The sequence above is drawn from the Labeo rohita strain BAU-BD-2019 chromosome 25, IGBB_LRoh.1.0, whole genome shotgun sequence genome and encodes:
- the etfbkmt gene encoding electron transfer flavoprotein beta subunit lysine methyltransferase; amino-acid sequence: MYRGIIPCFRGRNSLNAFQRGMCCLMRRYVTRARSEDDIKNFIIDNTEIVSAQSLTPEISLRLFTPTCRFWTERPELWPFPDPYWAIYWPGGQALARYLLNNPEVSGGRKVLDLGCGCGASAIAAKLTGASHVVANDIDPIAAVATKMNCKLNNLDPLPCVTDNMIGSKPDDWDLILLGDMFYDEDLADRLHKWLQTCITTHGTQVLIGDPGRAQFESHDIRKLLHKLAHFELPDSVKEENYGLTNSTVWCYNYKPDL